Part of the Methylovirgula sp. 4M-Z18 genome is shown below.
TCCTGGCGAACCACCAATGGATCGAGCGATCCCTGCCCGTCGGCGCAAGGCGCTGGGTCTCCGGCAAGCTGGAGCTCTGGGACGGCCATTTGCAGATGGTGCATCCCGACCGCGTGCTCGACGAAGCGGGATTGGCCAAAATGCCTGCCGTCGAGCCGGTCTATGGCCTGACCGAAGGGCTCTCGCCGCGCGTGCTGGCAAAGGCTGCCGTTGCGGCAACGCAGCGTCTGCCGGCGATGCCGGAATGGCTCGACGCCGCGTTTCTGCAGCAGCGCCACTTGCCAAGCTTTGCCGAAGCGCTCGGCGCCATGCACATGCCGCAAACGCCTCAGAACATCGAACCGACCAGCTCCAATGGTGTGCGTCTCGCCTATGACGAATTGCTGGCGAGCCAGCTCGCGCTGGTCATGGTACGCGCCAAAATGCGCGAGACTGCAGGCCGCGCGCATCTCGGCGACGGACATCTCGCACGCAAGATCGAAACTGCCCTGCCCTTTTCGCTCACGCCATCCCAACGCCAAGCCCTTGACGAGATTCGCGCCGATCTTTCCGCGCCCAAACGCATGCTGCGCTTGCTGCAAGGCGATGTCGGTTCGGGCAAAACCGTCGTCGGCCTGCTCGCGATGGCCGGCGTCGTCGAAAGCGGCCGGCAGGCGGCCATGATGGCGCCAACCGAAGTGCTGGCGCGGCAACATTTTGAGCGCATCACGCCGCTGGCCGCCGCGGCCGGCATCGAAGTCGTGCTGCTCACCGGACGCGACCGCGCGTCGGAGCGCGCCGACAAATTGGCGGGGCTCGAATCCGGCCATGTGCATATCGCCATCGGCACCCATGCCTTGTTTCAGGAAGCCGTGATTTTCAAGGATCTCGCGCTTGCCGTGGTCGATGAGCAACATCGCTTCGGCGTGCACCAGCGCCTCGCCCTCGGCAGCAAGGGCGCGGCAGTCGACATTCTCGTGATGACCGCGACGCCGATCCCGCGCACTTTGGTGCTCACCTATTTCGGCGACATGGATGTCTCGACCTTGCGCGACAAGCCAGCCGGGCGCCAGCCGATCGACACGCGCGCCGTTCCGGTCGAGCGCCTCGACGATGTGATCTCGGCGATCGGCCGCGCGTTGCAAGGCGGCGCGCAGGCCTATTGGATCTGTCCGCTCGTCACCGAAAGCGAAGAGCTCGATCTCGCAGCGGCGGAAGAACGGTACGGCAGCTTGCGCAGTATTTTCGGCGAGTCCGTCGGCCTAGTGCACGGCCAGATGAAAGGTCGCGACAAGGACGAAGCGATGGAAAAATTCCAACGCGGCGAAACGCGCGTGCTCATCGCCACAACGATCGTCGAAGTCGGCGTCGACGTGCCCAACGCCACGATCATGGTGATTGAACATGCCGAGCGGTTCGGCCTCGCGCAATTGCACCAATTGCGCGGCCGCGTCGGCCGCGGCTCCGGCAAATCCACCTGTCTCCTGCTTTACAAAGGCCCGCTGGGCGAGGTCGCCCGCGCGCGCCTTGAGATCATGCGCGAAACGGAAGATGGCTTTCGCATCGCAGAGGAAGATTTGCGCCTACGCGGCGAAGGCGAAGTGCTCGGCACACGGCAATCCGGAACCCCGGGATTCAAGCTCGCAAATTTGGATGTGCACGCGCCGCTGCTGGCCATCGCGCGCGACGATGCGAAGTTGATTCTGGCACAGGACCCGGATTTGCAATCACCGCGTGGTGAGGCGCTGCGGG
Proteins encoded:
- the recG gene encoding ATP-dependent DNA helicase RecG translates to MRPTLLTPLFAAATALPGIGPKIASLVDRLLSEPGRAARVIDVLFHLPHATIDRRTRPKIRDAPLDSVVTLEGVVVEHRPSRSAKGPYRVLVEDETGDVQLVFFLANHQWIERSLPVGARRWVSGKLELWDGHLQMVHPDRVLDEAGLAKMPAVEPVYGLTEGLSPRVLAKAAVAATQRLPAMPEWLDAAFLQQRHLPSFAEALGAMHMPQTPQNIEPTSSNGVRLAYDELLASQLALVMVRAKMRETAGRAHLGDGHLARKIETALPFSLTPSQRQALDEIRADLSAPKRMLRLLQGDVGSGKTVVGLLAMAGVVESGRQAAMMAPTEVLARQHFERITPLAAAAGIEVVLLTGRDRASERADKLAGLESGHVHIAIGTHALFQEAVIFKDLALAVVDEQHRFGVHQRLALGSKGAAVDILVMTATPIPRTLVLTYFGDMDVSTLRDKPAGRQPIDTRAVPVERLDDVISAIGRALQGGAQAYWICPLVTESEELDLAAAEERYGSLRSIFGESVGLVHGQMKGRDKDEAMEKFQRGETRVLIATTIVEVGVDVPNATIMVIEHAERFGLAQLHQLRGRVGRGSGKSTCLLLYKGPLGEVARARLEIMRETEDGFRIAEEDLRLRGEGEVLGTRQSGTPGFKLANLDVHAPLLAIARDDAKLILAQDPDLQSPRGEALRVLLYLFERDEAVRLLRAG